The DNA segment ATCCTGATGTATATCGTCGCGGGATTTGCCCCGACTATGCTGGCAATGGAAGTTAGCTGGAGGCTGGCTTTCAGGCGCGTGGTGGCAGGCAGGCCTGCGGCAAGTGCCGAGATAGGGTTGCAGTGAGGGCAGCATGTCTGCGCCGGGATCAACGGCGCGGCAGCCGCCTAGTGTGCAGGCGGGCCTTACAGTCGTCAACTACCGAACAACGGGGACACAAAGGTGTGTTTCAGTAGTAGAACGCGACTGTTTAACGGTTCACCTTAAATGAAACGGCCTTGCTTTGTACTGTACCAAGAACATGCCGGATTCTCCTGACGACCTTGAGTACAAGCTTCAGGGCAGAACACTGGAAGTGTACCTTTACCTTGTGCGAAAAAAACATCCCGTGGGAATCCGGGAGCTTCAGCGGGAGATTGGCCTTTCAAGCCCAAGCGTAGCTGAATACCACGTTGAAAAGCTCGTGGCAATGGATATAGCGCAAAAGGACGCCTTTGGCCGGACCCGGATTACAAGAAAGGTAAAGGTCAAGGCGCTTTCAGACTATGTAGAGCTGGGCTCTCACATCCTGCCAAGGCTCGTACTTTACGCAGCTGCATTTACGGCGGTCTCGATTGCAATAGTTGTGGCGAGCTGGAAGTCGGTCAACATTTACGGGCTGGCAGTCTCGTTCGCAGCTGCCTGCATATTCTGGCTCGAGGCGCTCAAGAACAGAAAGACGTTCCTGCACAGCTCGGCAAAAAGCAAAGGCATTCAGGCCACTGAAACAAGCCCGCTACAAAAGAGCCATTTTTGGGTGTCACTTGCGCCGGGGGTCATTGCCCTTGCAGCGTTTGCTGGCACTATCGCGTTTCTGTACTACTATATCACTCCAGCACCCCCGGACACACATACTGTCCAGATGCCGCCTGTACTAGGCTATGGCGACGACCCTTCCGCGCCGCCTCCGCTCTCATCATCGAGCCCAAGCGTTGAATACTCCAAGGAAATGTCCGCCAAGAAAGTCCAGGAGGCAGGGCCGGCAGACAGGTTGATTCCGTCGCCTGCGCCTGAACTCTATGCGGTCCTCGCCTTTGCCAGCGCACTTGTCATTGGATTCATTGCTTATCTTATAGTCAGATACAGGTGCGGTGAACTGGAACGCGTGGCTGTTCTGCCGCAAGAACACATGAAGATATTTGCGTTCGGAGACCAGGATTATCCCGCACGCCGTCAAAAGCGCATCTGATGAAAAGAACAACCTTAATTCTGGCATCAGCGGCCATGGCATTGGTCGCAATTCTGGCAGTCCAGGGCAACAGGCTGGCCTTTGCGCAGTCCCTGTACGGTGGCGGTGACACTCCTTCTGTAGGAGGAGTGACGAACGCGACGCTTCAAAAGTGCGAGCAGCTCGGCATTGCAAGGAGCCAGTGCAACGATCAGACGATTCTTGCGAAAGAAAGGATCGGCATCAAGGGACAAGGTTCAGGCACCCCGATGATAGCAACACAATCCGGACAAATGTTGATTTTTGTAGGAGTGCTGGGCGTGATTTTCGGAGGCGTGGCGGCAGCGTTTCTGCTTCAGAGCAGGCGTTCAGGAGTCAGGGAGAAGAGTGCGGAGCGGCAGAGATAGGTCCCTTTTTTTAGTTCCCGCAGAATCTCCTAGAGACCTTGCTGCAATTCTTGATATCTTTTGTCGCTCAGAGTCTGGACAGTATGAGTGAATCAGAAGAAAAGAACCTAGAAGGAGCACAGAGAGATCAGAGGCAGGTTGGAGACGCGGCCTCAAACCCCAAGACTGCCGGCCCGGCAGAGAACCTGCGCGAAAAGGCAGCCGAAATGAATTCAGACGAGGACTCGCGCGAGCCTGCGTGAGCCCGAGATTTTTTTATTCCTAGTTCCCTCAGCCCAGCTTGGCGAGCTCGGTATCAAAGGCCTTCATCACCAAGTCAGCACCCCTTCCGAAAATTTGGCCGAGCGCAAACTCAATCTCTTTTCGCGTTAGAGGCCTGGTGCCGGACCTTGTTATGTGAAAGTCGGTTTCCAGCTGCCTCCAAGCAGCCGTCCTTGAAAATTCTCCGAACATCTTTAGTGCCTCGTTGAGGGCTGTGCGAGTACTGTCCGGGGCCTGGTTCTCTTCACCGGTTTCGCCCGTCGTCAATCACCAATTAACACTATGCGGCTGCAAGTTTTACCATGCTGAGAACCGGATAAGGAAAAGTGGCCAGTATATTAAAAATTTGCTGAGCGAATTCAAAGAAAGCAACTATGTTTCTGCCTTCCAATCAAAGAGCAGATTTTTTAGGAGCTCGGCAGAATCGTAAAGCCATTGGGCGCATTTAGGGCCGGGGAAATAAAGTCCCCGCAGTTTGAAGGCCGGGAGGTCACTGTCCGGGGATGGGTTCACAGGCTAAGAAAACAAAAGGAGAACACGTTTGTGCTTGTCCGGGACGATCGCGGTGGCATTATACAGTGCGTCTTTCCAACCGACAAGGCGTCGCAGCTTACCATCGAGTCGTCGGTACAGGTGACAGGCGTTTTGGCCAGAGACCCGAGAGCGCCTGAAGGCGGATATGAGATAAAGGGCAGGGAACTTGATGTCTTTAACATAGCATCCGCGGACTACCCTATTGGTGAGTACCAGAGTGACGAGCTCCTGCTTGACAAACGTCATCTTGCCCTTCGCACAAGAAAAATGATAGCCGTTGCAAAACTCAGGGCCTCTGTCCTGCAATACGCCCGCGAGTGGTTCGTAGATAACGGGTGGATTGAAGTGACGGCTCCGGTGATAGTAAAGGGAGCCGTAGAAGGCGGCTCGACTCTTTTCAAGCTAAAGTACTTTGACACCGAGGCGTACCTTTCTCAGAGCGCCCAGCTGTATCTGGAAGCAATGATTTTTTCGCTCGGGCCGGTGTGGAGCCTCACGCCGTCTTTTAGGGCTGAAAAGTCGCGGACCGCCAGGCACCTGGCAGAGTTTGCGCACCTTGAGGCCGAGGCGCCATGGGTGACTCTTGAAGACATAATGCAGGTGCAGGAGAACCTGCTGTCGCACATTGTGCAAAACGTGGTCAGGGACCGAAAGGAGGACCTGGCCATACTGCAGCGGGACACCTCAGAGCTCGTACAGGTCGTGCCTCCCTTTGACAGGATACCGTACGGAAAAGCAATAGAGACTCTGCGCTCAAAGGGATTTACCATCGAAGAGGAGAGCGGGGGCCAAAGAAAGACCCGCCTAATCGAATACGGCGACGACCTTTCCATAGAGTCTGAGCGGGAACTGACAAAAGACTCGACGAGGCCGATTTTTGTGGTCGGCTATCCGATTGCAATAAAGCCGTTTTACGTGAAGGAAGATCCTCAGGGCCCGGGCGCAGGGCTTGCAGCTGACATGCTTGCACCGCGGGGGTTTGGCGAGCTTACAAGCGGTGGAATGAGGGAAGACGACATTGAGTCGATAACTGCCAGAATAAAGCGCGAGGGTCTTGACCCGGCCGCCTATGAATGGTACCTTGACCTTCGCAGGTACGGTTCCGTCCCGCATGGGGGTTTCGGACTTGGGATCGAGCGGCTAGTGCGCTGGATAGCAAACGCGCAGGACATCAAGGACACTGTGCTGTTTCCGCGCACAATGTCCCGCGTTGAACCCTAGGCGGTCTTTTTCTTGCGTGTCTTTTTTGCAGGGCTTGCACGCGCTGCCTTTTTCTTTTTCTCCGGCGCCGCGGCTTTTGCAAGGAGCAGGCGATCAACCACCGAAGCCGGATCCTGCTCAACAAAAGTCGTGGCCGCCACGGAGGCTTGGACTATATTTTCACCGCTATAGTCATCGTGCTCTTGGGCCGGCGCGGGAAGGTTTGCGATAATCGCCGGCTCCGCCTCTTTTGACAGCGCGATTTCCATGGTAGACATTCTCCTGATAGAGCCGTTGACAGCAACTTCGTCGGTCCCGACGGAGATCGAGCGGGTTGCAAGGTGCCCGACGTTTCGCTTTACGAGCTCTGCGACGTCCACAGCGGTCGAGATGCTCAGGCTTCCCCTCGCCCTGATCTCTAGGCCGCCTGTGTTGTGAATCCTAAAGAGCGCCGGCGCAAGGTATTCGCTGGCGCGTTTTTTACCGATAATGAGAACTGAAGCCGGGATTACAGAGTCCAGAGCATGACTCGGAGTGGTTTGGACCGTGGGTGCTGTCATCATATCTGGCCTGCCTCACACTCTCTGCTCTAGAGTCCGAGTGTCAAGATTTTTCGCCTTCTGGGTGTAAAATATGAAGTGTGATCCCAACAGATATTACCATTCCATGCACAAGTCTTCCCTATTGCCGGAAAGCTTCCTTGAGGCGCTCAAGAAAAGGGTCCTTGTCTTTGACGGGGCGATGGGCACAGAGATACAAAAGCTCACGCCAAGGCCAGAGGACTTTCCGGAAGGCAAGGACGGCTTTAACGACGGCCTGATACTGTCAAGGCCCGAGTGGATTATGCAGATACACAGGAGCTACCTGGCTGCCGGCGCGGACTGCATCGAAACCAATACCTTTGGCTCAAACAAGCTGAAGCTTGACGAGTACGGATACGGAGGACAGACTGTGGAATTCAATCGCAGGGCCGCCGAGCTTGCAAGAAAGTCGTGCAGTGAGTTCGACAAGCCACGGTACGTAATAGGCTCCATGGGCCCATCCGGCTTTCTGCCAAGCTCAAACGACCCCGACCTGGGCCAAAAGCCGCTTGATGAAATACAGGAGGCCTTCTCTCTTCAGGCGGAAGGACTGATACTTGGGGGAGCCGACGCGCTTCTGATAGAGACAAGTCAGGACATACTCGAGGTCAAGCTCGCCATTCAGGGCTGCCATGCAGCGTTTGATAGGACTGGAAAAAGGATCCCAATTATTGCAAATGTGACTCTTGACCAGTATGGCAAGATGCTGCTCGGCACTAGCGTCCAGGCAGCGTATGTCACCGCAACCGGCATGGGGATCGACGCCTTTGGCCTGAACTGCTCGACCGGCCCGGCCGAAATGGAGCCAAGCGTACGTTGGCTCGGCGAGCAGGGAGAGATCCCCGTACTTGTGATGCCAAACGCTGGAATGCCGCAGAACGAGGGCGGCAGGGCTGTTTACAAGATGGGCCCGGAGGCGATATCCTCATCGCTTGCCGAGTTTGTCAGCAGATACCCCGCAGTAAGGATGGTCGGTGGGTGCTGCGGGACAACGCCGGACCACATCAGGGAGCTGCGACGCGCAATAGACGGAAAAAATAGCTAGTGGAATGCCCGCCGCGGGCTGACGGTCTGGCCGCCTTCTGCAACATCCTTGTAAAAATACTCGATGCCAATCCTTCCAAAGCCTCTCACCCTCTTTATCCTTCCCTGAACTGTAAGCCTTGTAATAGCGAACCGGACGTCCTGCTTGTTGCCTATAATATCGTCAAGGTCCTTGCTTGTCACCTTGCCCGAGCGGCTCTTTATAATAGCATAAACCGCCTCTACAAGGCCAGTATTGCCGTTCCTTACCCTGAATTGTTGTTGAACTATGCTAGCCATGTTTCTTACTTCGGTTTATGCTATAAATCAGGTTAGGTAGAATTTTCGGTATAAGGGCTACTTTTTTTGACCTGTTGCATAGAAAATATAGGCGCCTGACAATAGCTCCGCTGTTTCTCTCGTGATCCCAAGGCTAAGCTCGGCTTTAAAGGCTGTTGACATGGCGCAGAGCCCGCCCCCACTGATAATAGGCGAGCGCCTTAACACTCAGGGCTCAAGGAAGGCCAAGCAGCTTGTGCTTGACTGCGACTTTGACGGCCTTGTGGAACTGGCACGGGGCCAGGTGGAGGACGGGGCCCACTGCCTCGACGTATGCGTGGCGCTCACCGAGAGGCCCGACGAGCTGGCGTTCATGCAAAAGCTGGTAAAAAGGCTCAGCCTCGAGGTCGATGCGCCGCTTGTAATTGACTCGACTGATCCCGCCGTGATTTCCGCGGCAGTAAGGCAGATTCCGGGCAGGCCGATGATTAATTCCATAAACCTTGAAGGCGACGGCAGCAGGTTTCACTCGCTTGCACCGATAATGGCAGAATACGGGGTGCCGGCCGTGGCAATGTGCATCGGGCCAAAGGGCATGGCCAAGTCGGCTGAAGAAAAGCTGCAGGTGGCAAGGCTTCTCTACGATACAGGCGCAAAGTACGGCCTGAAGCCCTGGCAATACGTGTTTGACGTCCTGACGTTCACGCTTGCGACAGGCGAGCAAGAGTATGCCGATTCGGCAAAAAGCACCCTGGAGGGCATCAGGCTTGTCAAGCAGGAGCTGCCCGGCTCGTTTACGGTCCTTGGGCTGAGCAACGTGAGCTTTGGCCTGTCGGCCGCGGCCAGAAAAGTGGTAAACTCGGTATTCCTTTACCACGCGCTGCGAGCCGGTCTTGACATGGTGATAATAAACGCAAGAGATATCATGCCGTTTCCTGAGATCCCGGCAGAGCAGCGAAGGCTGGCCGAGGACCTGATATTTAACAGGCATCCAAACGCCCTTGCCGAGCTTATCGCTTTCTTTCAGGAAGCGGGTGCATCTGGAGCCCAGGGGGCGCAGTCAAGGCGCACTGAGGTTGACCCGTCCTGGGATGCAGGGCGGAGATGCTACTTTCGCATAGTAAACAGACTCAAGGAGGGGATACAGGAGGACGTGGTGCAGGCTATTTCTGACAGGACAGACGGCGCTTCCGAGTCGCGGGCTGAAGCTGCCCACAGGGCAGCGGTGCAGACGCTAAACGAGGTGCTTCTGCCGGCAATGAAGGAGGTCGGCGACAAGTTTGGCGCCGGTGAACTTATCCTGCCGTTTGTGCTCAAGTCGGCGGAGTGCATGAAGGCAGCTGTAGCAGAGCTTGAGAAATACCTCATCAAGCAGGAGGGAGTCAGCAAGGGCAAGCTGGTGTTGTGCACCGTGTATGGCGACGTGCATGATATCGGCAAGAATCTTGTCAAGACGATATTTGTCAACAACGGCTATACCGTCTATGACCTTGGCAAGCAGGTCCCCATGCAGCGGATAATTGAAAAGATAGCCGAGGTCGGCGCCGACGCGGTCGGGCTGTCTGCCCTGCTCGTCTCGACGTCAAAGCAGATGCAGTATTTTGTCGAGTACGCACGCGAGAACAATCTGCAGGTGCCCGTGCTC comes from the Nitrososphaera sp. genome and includes:
- the asnS gene encoding asparagine--tRNA ligase produces the protein MGAFRAGEIKSPQFEGREVTVRGWVHRLRKQKENTFVLVRDDRGGIIQCVFPTDKASQLTIESSVQVTGVLARDPRAPEGGYEIKGRELDVFNIASADYPIGEYQSDELLLDKRHLALRTRKMIAVAKLRASVLQYAREWFVDNGWIEVTAPVIVKGAVEGGSTLFKLKYFDTEAYLSQSAQLYLEAMIFSLGPVWSLTPSFRAEKSRTARHLAEFAHLEAEAPWVTLEDIMQVQENLLSHIVQNVVRDRKEDLAILQRDTSELVQVVPPFDRIPYGKAIETLRSKGFTIEEESGGQRKTRLIEYGDDLSIESERELTKDSTRPIFVVGYPIAIKPFYVKEDPQGPGAGLAADMLAPRGFGELTSGGMREDDIESITARIKREGLDPAAYEWYLDLRRYGSVPHGGFGLGIERLVRWIANAQDIKDTVLFPRTMSRVEP
- a CDS encoding homocysteine S-methyltransferase family protein — encoded protein: MHKSSLLPESFLEALKKRVLVFDGAMGTEIQKLTPRPEDFPEGKDGFNDGLILSRPEWIMQIHRSYLAAGADCIETNTFGSNKLKLDEYGYGGQTVEFNRRAAELARKSCSEFDKPRYVIGSMGPSGFLPSSNDPDLGQKPLDEIQEAFSLQAEGLILGGADALLIETSQDILEVKLAIQGCHAAFDRTGKRIPIIANVTLDQYGKMLLGTSVQAAYVTATGMGIDAFGLNCSTGPAEMEPSVRWLGEQGEIPVLVMPNAGMPQNEGGRAVYKMGPEAISSSLAEFVSRYPAVRMVGGCCGTTPDHIRELRRAIDGKNS
- a CDS encoding dihydropteroate synthase, translating into MAQSPPPLIIGERLNTQGSRKAKQLVLDCDFDGLVELARGQVEDGAHCLDVCVALTERPDELAFMQKLVKRLSLEVDAPLVIDSTDPAVISAAVRQIPGRPMINSINLEGDGSRFHSLAPIMAEYGVPAVAMCIGPKGMAKSAEEKLQVARLLYDTGAKYGLKPWQYVFDVLTFTLATGEQEYADSAKSTLEGIRLVKQELPGSFTVLGLSNVSFGLSAAARKVVNSVFLYHALRAGLDMVIINARDIMPFPEIPAEQRRLAEDLIFNRHPNALAELIAFFQEAGASGAQGAQSRRTEVDPSWDAGRRCYFRIVNRLKEGIQEDVVQAISDRTDGASESRAEAAHRAAVQTLNEVLLPAMKEVGDKFGAGELILPFVLKSAECMKAAVAELEKYLIKQEGVSKGKLVLCTVYGDVHDIGKNLVKTIFVNNGYTVYDLGKQVPMQRIIEKIAEVGADAVGLSALLVSTSKQMQYFVEYARENNLQVPVLCGGAAINSSFVNRIAKGGGTVYQPGVFYCKTAFDGLRTMNELVSQSRGGFLQDWRARIEKWEDRPQAEPSSNLALPNSGIEPVSPPEPPQIARAIRLEPSEIDLEQVWKYVNKKSLAVLQWGIRGSSAKEHDPEALFAEWKDRVLRERLFEPRAVYGYFRCHNLSPGEPGSGRLAVDLHATGTEKVVFEFPRSSKEKHLCLADYFGKDDVAAFQAVTVGNRATAVIDMWNKEDRYSDAYHLHGLAVETAEAMAEWVNAKIRQELGIGAGRGLRYSWGYPSCPDISQHHLVWKLLRPDLSGMTLTEAGQIVPDQSTAAIVVHHPKAEYFVL